Proteins from a single region of Nitrososphaerota archaeon:
- a CDS encoding ABC transporter permease: MKSTERGAAGTLSAGSRLQMAYRVFRGAFFFGRKGLIIWDSWEMWVMQIFITPIAQMGFFAFLSIYLKYPLSETQFIVIGNALQAMSFSAVFAVANITSQDKWQGTLPSTMVTPANRVALFIGRAWFQVLLSALIAAAGLLYAATIFGVSFANADYLGIAAVVMLTAIAMTTFGLLISAVGLYMRTALIVANIFLFITLLLSGVNFPVSVLPGWLQPVAWAIPLTYGTEAVREAIAGTSLQGLLPLLGWEALDAILVMVAGYAVFSGFESLARRTGRFEEY; this comes from the coding sequence TTGAAGAGTACTGAGAGAGGCGCGGCAGGGACCCTCAGCGCGGGGTCGAGGCTCCAGATGGCGTACAGGGTGTTCAGGGGCGCGTTCTTCTTCGGCAGGAAGGGGCTGATCATCTGGGACAGCTGGGAGATGTGGGTCATGCAGATATTCATCACCCCGATCGCCCAGATGGGGTTCTTCGCGTTCCTCTCGATCTATCTGAAGTACCCGCTGTCGGAGACGCAATTCATCGTCATAGGGAACGCGCTTCAGGCGATGTCTTTCTCTGCGGTCTTCGCCGTGGCTAACATCACGTCGCAGGACAAGTGGCAGGGGACCCTTCCAAGCACCATGGTGACCCCCGCTAACAGGGTCGCCCTGTTCATAGGGAGGGCGTGGTTCCAAGTGCTCCTCTCCGCGCTCATCGCGGCCGCGGGGCTCCTCTACGCGGCGACCATATTCGGGGTCAGCTTCGCCAACGCCGACTACCTTGGGATCGCGGCCGTCGTGATGCTCACCGCCATCGCCATGACCACCTTCGGGCTCCTCATCAGCGCCGTTGGTCTCTACATGAGGACGGCGCTGATCGTGGCCAACATCTTCCTGTTCATCACCCTCCTGCTCAGCGGGGTCAACTTCCCCGTGTCGGTCCTTCCCGGCTGGCTCCAGCCCGTGGCCTGGGCCATCCCTCTGACCTATGGGACCGAGGCCGTGAGGGAGGCAATCGCAGGGACGTCCCTGCAGGGGCTGCTCCCGTTGCTCGGCTGGGAGGCGCTGGACGCCATTCTCGTGATGGTCGCCGGGTACGCGGTCTTCTCGGGGTTCGAGTCGCTCGCCCGCAGGACCGGAAGGTTCGAGGAATACTAG
- a CDS encoding ABC transporter ATP-binding protein: MEEKPTGSGPAKWAVSVEGLTREYVTRNFFGGVSKTTWALSGVDFQVAPGELFGLIGPNGAGKTTTIKILTTLLTPTGGEAKVLGFDVKKDLYEIRRRIGIVFGGERGLYNRVSAIDNLRYFSDLYGVDPSVARRRIPELLGVVGLADRAGERVEKYSRGMKQRLHIAKALVHDPELIFLDEPTIGLDPAGARDIRNMVMELKRQGKTILLTTHYMFEAEELCQRIAVISKGKIVALDTPSELKNLVRDVSVIELRTYGATSEYVEALKMLPDVGRVTADLDSEVQDIRIQTPLGADLLSKVVAALPPGAKMIDRTIKEPTLEDAYLRLVEE, translated from the coding sequence TTGGAGGAAAAACCGACGGGCAGTGGGCCCGCGAAATGGGCTGTCTCAGTGGAAGGGCTCACTCGGGAGTATGTCACCCGCAACTTCTTTGGCGGGGTCTCCAAGACGACCTGGGCGCTTTCCGGCGTTGACTTCCAGGTCGCCCCCGGCGAGCTGTTCGGGCTCATAGGACCCAACGGCGCCGGCAAGACGACGACGATCAAGATACTCACCACCCTGCTCACCCCGACCGGTGGGGAGGCGAAGGTCCTCGGGTTCGACGTGAAGAAGGACCTGTACGAGATCAGGCGCAGGATCGGTATCGTCTTCGGAGGCGAGAGGGGGCTGTACAACAGGGTGTCCGCCATCGACAACCTGCGGTACTTCTCGGACCTCTACGGGGTGGACCCGTCGGTGGCCAGGAGGCGCATCCCTGAGCTCCTAGGCGTCGTCGGGCTGGCAGACAGGGCTGGCGAGAGGGTGGAGAAGTACTCGAGGGGGATGAAGCAGCGGCTCCACATCGCGAAGGCGCTGGTGCACGACCCCGAGCTCATCTTCCTCGACGAGCCCACCATAGGGCTCGACCCGGCGGGGGCGCGGGACATCCGCAACATGGTCATGGAGCTGAAGAGGCAGGGGAAGACTATCCTGCTCACGACCCACTACATGTTCGAGGCCGAAGAGCTCTGCCAGCGGATAGCCGTGATATCGAAGGGGAAGATAGTGGCGCTTGACACCCCATCGGAGCTCAAGAATCTGGTGAGGGACGTGTCTGTGATAGAGCTGAGGACGTACGGGGCGACGAGCGAATACGTCGAAGCCCTGAAGATGCTCCCCGATGTCGGACGAGTGACCGCCGACCTGGACTCCGAGGTCCAGGACATCCGCATCCAGACCCCGCTCGGCGCAGACCTCCTGTCCAAGGTCGTGGCAGCCCTCCCGCCGGGGGCGAAGATGATCGACCGGACCATCAAGGAGCCGACGCTGGAGGACGCATACCTGAGGCTGGTGGAAGAGTAG
- a CDS encoding ABC transporter permease encodes MATMDEVTPGKMTEGYLAKRVQVLKASAFLTSKLFFADPQWLIPNIIAPFIFTLVAFFLFEGQTSGPNFLLYLVLGSGLMGMWGTTIYASANSIGFDRWNGTMESTLAAPVPLSWIALGRVLFNTLQGVLTAVFILVIGLAWFRTGLSLLNPPAFLLASVATFLSLSFFGLLMTTVLLLSRKGGFITNSMEIPVYIATGTMFPVILLPIVYLPFSFLLAPTWGIDAIRLAALPGYVGLPTTYWEDIAIMTVETVAYMALAFFLFKRVEAYAKRIGTLEEY; translated from the coding sequence TTGGCCACCATGGATGAAGTCACCCCCGGGAAGATGACCGAGGGGTACTTGGCGAAGAGGGTCCAGGTGCTGAAGGCCTCGGCGTTCCTGACCAGCAAGCTCTTCTTCGCCGACCCCCAATGGCTGATCCCTAACATAATCGCGCCATTCATCTTCACCCTCGTGGCGTTCTTCCTCTTCGAGGGACAGACCTCGGGTCCCAACTTCCTCCTCTACCTCGTCCTGGGGTCGGGGCTGATGGGTATGTGGGGGACGACCATCTATGCGTCAGCCAACTCGATAGGATTCGACAGGTGGAACGGGACCATGGAGTCGACCCTCGCGGCTCCCGTGCCGCTCTCCTGGATAGCCCTCGGCCGGGTCCTCTTCAACACCCTCCAGGGGGTGCTGACGGCCGTCTTCATCCTGGTGATAGGGCTCGCCTGGTTCAGGACGGGCCTTTCGCTCCTCAACCCCCCTGCCTTCCTCCTGGCGTCGGTCGCGACCTTCCTCTCCCTGTCATTCTTCGGCCTCCTCATGACGACCGTGCTCCTCCTCTCCAGGAAGGGGGGGTTCATCACCAACTCCATGGAGATCCCCGTCTACATCGCCACGGGGACCATGTTCCCCGTGATATTGCTCCCTATTGTTTACCTGCCGTTCTCCTTCCTGCTGGCCCCCACCTGGGGGATCGACGCCATCAGGCTTGCCGCCCTCCCCGGCTACGTCGGGCTGCCGACCACCTACTGGGAGGACATCGCGATCATGACCGTGGAGACGGTCGCCTACATGGCCCTGGCCTTCTTCCTCTTCAAGAGGGTGGAGGCCTACGCCAAGAGGATCGGGACCCTTGAAGAGTACTGA